The Pseudomonadota bacterium genome has a window encoding:
- a CDS encoding UDP-N-acetylglucosamine 2-epimerase (non-hydrolyzing) produces MKVFLVAGARPNFMKIAPIYHAAVGRAGLECLIVHTGQHYDYEMSQAFFDDLELPRPDFFLEAGSGSHAEQTARIMVAFEKVCLEQKPDLVMVVGDVNSTLACSVVAKKLWIKVAHVEAGLRSFDLSMPEEINRMVTDAVSDYFFVTEESAVRNLEHEGKAADRIFFVGHVMIDNLLRQVERLKEIDGRNFSVWPLKEKLAGRAYLFLTLHRPANVDDAKVLGGIVAALNQLAQKYPIFFPVHPRTGKMLQRFGLKLDENIMPLQPLGFLESLFLWRDAFLVLTDSGGLQEETTALGVPCLTLRDNTERPITVELGTNRLVGSHPQAILGACAEYEKDRPRPRPAPPLWDGRAAYRIWEKLGT; encoded by the coding sequence GCCGCGGTCGGTCGGGCCGGGCTCGAATGCCTGATTGTTCATACCGGCCAGCATTATGATTATGAGATGTCGCAGGCCTTTTTCGACGATCTGGAATTGCCCCGGCCCGATTTTTTTCTGGAGGCGGGCTCCGGCAGCCATGCCGAGCAGACGGCCCGCATCATGGTTGCCTTTGAGAAGGTCTGCCTGGAGCAAAAGCCCGATCTGGTCATGGTGGTCGGCGATGTCAATTCGACCCTGGCTTGCAGTGTGGTTGCCAAGAAGCTGTGGATCAAGGTGGCCCATGTCGAAGCCGGATTGCGTAGTTTTGATCTCAGCATGCCGGAAGAGATCAACCGCATGGTCACCGATGCCGTCAGCGATTATTTTTTCGTTACCGAGGAAAGCGCGGTGCGTAACCTGGAGCACGAGGGCAAGGCGGCCGACCGGATTTTTTTTGTCGGCCATGTCATGATCGACAACCTGCTGCGCCAGGTCGAAAGGCTTAAGGAAATCGACGGCCGCAATTTTTCGGTTTGGCCCCTGAAGGAAAAGCTGGCGGGTCGCGCCTATCTCTTTCTGACCCTGCACCGTCCCGCCAATGTCGATGACGCTAAGGTGCTGGGCGGTATCGTCGCGGCCTTGAACCAATTGGCGCAAAAATACCCAATCTTTTTTCCGGTGCATCCGCGGACCGGCAAGATGCTGCAACGCTTCGGCCTGAAGCTTGATGAAAATATCATGCCGCTGCAGCCGCTGGGTTTTCTGGAGTCCCTTTTTCTGTGGCGGGACGCCTTTCTCGTGCTCACCGACAGCGGCGGACTGCAGGAGGAAACCACGGCCCTCGGCGTGCCCTGCCTGACCCTGCGCGACAATACCGAGCGCCCGATCACGGTCGAGCTCGGCACCAACCGGCTGGTCGGCAGCCATCCGCAGGCCATACTCGGCGCCTGCGCCGAATATGAAAAAGACCGTCCCCGGCCGCGTCCGGCTCCGCCCTTGTGGGACGGCCGGGCCGCATACAGAATCTGGGAAAAACTGGGGACATAA